A single region of the Gopherus evgoodei ecotype Sinaloan lineage chromosome 3, rGopEvg1_v1.p, whole genome shotgun sequence genome encodes:
- the TMEM200A gene encoding transmembrane protein 200A — MIATGGVITGLAALKRQDSARSQHQLNLATSPTSEEKKPVRRRPRADVVIVRGKIRLYSPSGFFLVLGVLISFMGIAMAILGYWPQKEQFLSPEASLALNETQVITNQGGVIFHFFEQHLHSDKMKMLGPFTMGIGIFIFICANAILHENRDKETKIIHMRDIYSTVIDMHSLRIKEQKQLNGTYTGLLGDSEFKHSGNSYASRLAANTIAPFSGFRSNFRMDSSAEEDEVAINEDKNTSNLLPPLLTEHSGSVFGLYPHTSKAMDDKNSSSIKCETKSIVSSSISAFTLPVIKLNNCVIDEPSIDNITEDSEITRSQSRNLSMDSLAIPLTDTNESYKPASAMLPRNNSFVESPSSQFKSSMTLGPSTGKLLSPGAARKQFGSNASLHLLSAHSKSLDLERGPSTLTVQAEQRKHPSWPRLDRSNSKGYVKLENKEDPMDRLLVPQATVKKDFTNKEKLLMISRSHNNLSFEHDEFLSNNLKRGTSETRF, encoded by the coding sequence ATGATAGCAACTGGTGGAGTAATAACAGGGCTGGCAGCCTTAAAGAGGCAAGACTCTGCCAGATCTCAGCATCAACTAAATCTTGCCACATCACCAACTTCTGAAGAGAAAAAGCCAGTCAGACGCCGGCCCAGGGCTGATGTAGTAATTGTCAGGGGCAAAATCCGACTTTACTCCCCGTCAGGATTCTTTCTTGTTTTGGGAGTGCTCATCTCATTCATGGGAATTGCAATGGCTATCCTTGGATACTGGCCACAAAAGGAACAATTTTTAAGTCCTGAAGCTAGTCTAGCCTTAAATGAAACCCAGGTCATAACAAACCAAGGTGGAGTTATATTTCATTTCTTTGAACAACATTTACACTCAGATAAGATGAAAATGTTGGGCCCCTTTACTATGGGCATTggaatctttatttttatttgtgcaaATGCCATCCTACATGAAAATCGTGACAAGGAAACAAAAATCATACATATGAGAGACATATATTCCACTGTAATAGACATGCACAGTCTGAGAATCAAGGAACAAAAGCAGTTGAATGGCACTTATACTGGTTTATTGGGAGACAGTGAATTCAAGCATAGTGGGAACTCATATGCCTCGCGATTGGCTGCAAACACAATTGCACCTTTCTCTGGCTTCAGGAGTAACTTTCGAATGGATAGTTCGGCTGAAGAAGATGAAGTTGCCATAAAtgaagacaagaacacttctaaCCTTCTACCACCTTTGCTGACTGAGCATTCTGGCTCTGTCTTTGGACTCTACCCTCACACTAGCAAAGCAATGGATGACAAAAATAGTAGCTCTATAAAGTGTGAAACAAAGTCAATTGTATCATCCTCCATTAGTGCTTTCACACTGCCTGTAATTAAACTAAACAACTGTGTTATTGATGAACCTAGTATAGACAATATCACTGAGGATTCTGAGATCACTAGAAGCCAGTCTAGAAATTTGTCAATGGACTCTCTAGCCATTCCATTAACTGATACCAATGAATCCTACAAACCTGCCAGTGCAATGCTACCCCGAAATAATTCatttgtagaatctccatccagTCAGTTCAAATCTTCTATGACTCTTGGACCAAGCACTGGAAAACTTTTATCACCTGGTGCTGCCAGAAAACAATTTGGGTCCAACGCATCTTTGCATCTTCTGTCTGCACATTCAAAATCCTTGGATTTAGAGAGGGGTCCGTCTACACTCACTGTGCAAGCTGAACAAAGAAAACACCCCAGCTGGCCCAGATTGGATCGAAGCAACAGTAAAGGATACGTGAAACTAGAAAACAAAGAGGACCCAATGGATAGGTTACTTGTACCACAAGCCACAGTTAAAAAGGACTTTACTAATAAGGAAAAGCTTCTTATGATATCAAGATCTCATAATAATTTGAGTTTTGAACATGATGAGTTTTTGAGTAACAACCTAAAGCGGGGAACTTCAGAAACaagattttaa